The following coding sequences lie in one Mycobacterium gordonae genomic window:
- a CDS encoding SRPBCC family protein yields MSSECFVATRTISATPTAIFAVLSDPARHRDTEPTDWVRDAVNPERITGAGQIFTMNMYLEAAGGHYVTHNLVTEFDPDRVIAWMPGRLDNAGNHAGGGWFWRYELAPVANRTGVTLIYDWTATPQAFRDQIGGMPPFPEDYLSASLASLERSVTD; encoded by the coding sequence ATGAGTAGCGAATGCTTCGTGGCTACCCGGACCATCTCCGCCACGCCGACCGCAATCTTCGCCGTGCTGTCCGACCCGGCCCGTCACCGCGACACCGAACCCACCGACTGGGTTCGTGACGCGGTGAACCCCGAACGCATTACCGGCGCCGGCCAGATCTTCACCATGAACATGTACCTCGAGGCGGCCGGCGGTCACTATGTCACGCACAATCTGGTCACCGAATTCGACCCGGACCGTGTCATCGCGTGGATGCCGGGCCGGCTTGACAACGCGGGCAACCATGCCGGCGGTGGCTGGTTCTGGCGGTACGAACTCGCCCCGGTCGCTAACCGCACGGGCGTGACGCTCATCTACGACTGGACGGCCACGCCACAGGCGTTCCGTGACCAGATCGGCGGGATGCCGCCGTTTCCGGAGGATTACCTCAGCGCGTCGCTGGCCAGTTTGGAGCGCTCGGTCACGGATTGA